In Verrucomicrobiota bacterium, the genomic stretch TTCAAGACTAGACTTGCCGAAGGACTACGCGGGCCTCTGTCGCGTGTTCCTGCCGCGTCCCATCCACGACGCGGTGGACTACGCGAATGTTGTGGAAGTCACCGATGCCATGGCCCTCTGGCGTGATGATTTCACCCGTGACCAAGCCGACTATTTCGACCTGCTTTGCTCGCTCCTCGAAGAATACGACGCGAAAAACGTGAAGTGGCCCAAGGTCAGGGGTGTGCGGACTGTCTGCGAACACAGTGTGCGCGTAAGCGTGAGTTTCGGAGTGTGACGTGCAACATGCGGAAGGCGTCCGTGGCGTCGAACAGGCGCACTGAAAGCACGGTAACAGTGGTAAGCTTCGCTTTGCGCGCCTTCTCCCAAAGCTCGGTGAGCGCGGCCTTCAACACGCCTTCGGCGGTGATGGAGCCGGGCGGCGTAAAGGTTTCCTTCATCTCCACACCGACGGTGATTCCGCCCATGCCGCCACTGGTGCCTGTGCCCGTTCGCTATGGTTACGATGCTGCTTCCGCCCGAATTCAAGCGGTTGCTGAATTCACTGAACTCAAACGGCGTTGAGTATCTGCTGGTCGGCGGATACGCAGTTGTTTTCCTTGGATTACTTGCCATAGCTCCGAAATCCAAATCCAAATCTCAACGCCGAATCAGCCTTCGCCACTTTTCCTGGAAGCTCGGTTTCTCGAAGGCTTCCGGATTGACCACGCCGACCGGCTTTTTCCCCAGCGACAAATCCAGCATTTCCTGGCAGCACATGCGGCCAATGTCGCGGAACAATTCTTCCGTCCAGCATATCGAGTGGGGTGCCAGCAACACGTTCTCCAGTTCGCGGAAACGATGCGGCTTCGTGATGGGTTCACCGACGAAGCAATCGATCGCTGCGCCGGCAATGCGGCCGTTCTTCAGCGCGTCGAAAAGCGCGTCCTCGTCAACAATGCCGCCGCGCGCAGTGTTGAGCAGGTAAGCCGTCTTCTTCATCAAGCTGAGCGGGCGCGCGCCAATCAGATTGCGCGTCTCGTCGCTGAGCAGGCAATGGAGGGAGACGAAATCGGCCTGGGCCATCAATTCATCCAAAGCCACCAACGTCACGCCGTTCGCGGCGGCGACTTCCGGTTTGGCATAAGGGTCGAAGGCAATCGGCGGCTTCATGCCGAAGCCGCGCAGCAGTTCCACCACGGTTTGGCCAATGCGGCCGAAGCCCACGATGCCAAGGGTGCGGTCGCGCAGTTCGCAGCCCATGTAACGCGTCCGGTCATCCCACCGGCCTTCGCGCAAGAGCAGGTCTTTCGCCCGGACGTGATGCGTGAGGGCCATCATCCAGCAAACCGTGGCTTCGGCGACGGAGCGGTTCACAGCGCCTGGTGTGATGTACAACACAACATCTGCCTCAGTGCACGCCGCTACATCGACGCTGTCGTAGCCCACGCCGAACCGGCCGAGCGCAAGGAGGTTTTCCGGCGATTTGAGGGTCTCCTTCGTGACCCTCGCGGCGAGCA encodes the following:
- a CDS encoding hydroxyacid dehydrogenase; its protein translation is MSTPAKFRVKLAGDFHYPDGSLRYPDIGLSLLEGAKHIEVSRFAEHRNVMGADQIGDANGVIVLAARVTKETLKSPENLLALGRFGVGYDSVDVAACTEADVVLYITPGAVNRSVAEATVCWMMALTHHVRAKDLLLREGRWDDRTRYMGCELRDRTLGIVGFGRIGQTVVELLRGFGMKPPIAFDPYAKPEVAAANGVTLVALDELMAQADFVSLHCLLSDETRNLIGARPLSLMKKTAYLLNTARGGIVDEDALFDALKNGRIAGAAIDCFVGEPITKPHRFRELENVLLAPHSICWTEELFRDIGRMCCQEMLDLSLGKKPVGVVNPEAFEKPSFQEKWRRLIRR